Proteins from a single region of Bradyrhizobium diazoefficiens:
- a CDS encoding avidin/streptavidin family protein, with protein MAWVGTWRNQFGSILRIISDAEGRIEGNFETALEDSGFYGQTVPVTGFHRGNCIGFVAVGSSVAGDRVVSYTGLLRHGKMETAWFVVADQALSAANEGDPAKLKPLNWWRAVTTNVDTFERT; from the coding sequence ATGGCATGGGTCGGCACCTGGCGAAACCAGTTCGGCTCGATCCTGCGCATCATCTCCGATGCGGAAGGCCGCATCGAGGGCAATTTCGAGACCGCGCTCGAAGACAGCGGCTTTTACGGACAAACGGTGCCGGTCACCGGATTTCACAGGGGCAATTGCATCGGATTTGTCGCCGTCGGCTCGTCCGTCGCAGGCGACCGCGTGGTCTCTTACACGGGATTATTGCGTCACGGCAAAATGGAGACCGCCTGGTTCGTGGTCGCCGACCAGGCCCTGAGCGCAGCCAATGAAGGCGATCCCGCAAAACTCAAGCCTTTGAACTGGTGGCGCGCCGTGACAACCAACGTCGACACCTTCGAGCGAACCTAG